In Rhizobium sp. ZPR4, a genomic segment contains:
- a CDS encoding GntR family transcriptional regulator — MTEDLSAIFSPERLSGGGTGPLYVKLRRTLEEAVKVGRLKHGDALPPERDIAEFAAVSRVTVRKAIDDLVAEGILVRRHGSGTFVAKPVSKVEQRLSQLTSFTEDMARRGMTARSEWLHKGIHTPSPDEMMILGLAADTRVSRLSRLRIADDQPLAIEHASVSGEFLPDPSVVTTSLYAELEKRQVRPVRAVQRISATNMKEADAGLLGVPVGAAGLSIERISYLGSGRAVEFTRSLYRGDAYDFVAELTIGAN; from the coding sequence TCTGGAGGCGGCACAGGCCCGCTTTACGTCAAGCTACGGCGCACGCTCGAAGAGGCCGTGAAGGTCGGCAGGCTGAAGCATGGGGATGCGCTTCCACCGGAGCGCGATATTGCCGAATTCGCCGCCGTCAGCCGCGTTACCGTCCGCAAGGCCATCGACGATCTTGTGGCCGAAGGTATTCTCGTCCGCCGTCACGGCTCGGGAACATTCGTCGCAAAACCTGTTTCCAAGGTGGAGCAGCGGCTGTCGCAGCTGACATCATTTACTGAGGACATGGCCCGGCGCGGGATGACGGCTCGTTCCGAATGGCTGCATAAGGGCATCCACACGCCCTCCCCGGATGAAATGATGATTCTCGGTCTTGCCGCCGACACCAGGGTATCGCGGCTGAGCCGTCTCCGTATTGCCGACGATCAGCCATTGGCGATCGAGCACGCCAGCGTTTCCGGCGAATTCCTGCCGGATCCATCGGTGGTCACGACATCGCTCTATGCGGAATTGGAAAAGCGTCAGGTGCGTCCCGTCCGCGCCGTTCAGCGCATATCGGCGACCAACATGAAAGAGGCGGATGCGGGGCTGCTCGGTGTTCCCGTCGGCGCTGCCGGCCTCTCGATCGAGCGTATCTCCTATCTCGGCTCCGGCCGGGCCGTCGAATTCACACGATCGCTCTATCGCGGCGATGCCTATGATTTCGTCGCGGAACTGACGATCGGCGCGAACTAG